The Leptospira stimsonii genome includes the window CACGGTGGCCAGCCCATTCCTTGAACGAACCCATTCAACGCCCAAAGATAAAAATGCGTTTCATAATTACTGGAAGCTCCAAAAAACAAATTGCAAACCGCGGTCAAAATTAGACCAAGAGGCATGAAGAATCTTGGATTACTCCTATCAGATAGAGCGCCCATGATAAATTTCCCGAGTCCATAGGTGATCGCAGTTACCGCTAGAATATTTGTGATCTGCTCTTGACTGTAGTGTAGCGCTTCTCCCATCTCTTTGGATACAACGGGGAAATTATTTCGAACTAAATAGAAGACCGCGTAACCGATAAAAGTCGCCTCTAAGATTCTCCAACGAAAACGCGGATATCTTTCTTCTATCATTTCGGGAGGTAAGAGAGGTTTTGGTTTAGCCGGTAAAATCCAGCGGAAGAGTGCGCTCATTTGCCCACGATCGTAAAAAACCAAGATCGCTTTACAAGATCATTTTCGATCAAAAAGAGAAACCTTCTTCTCAAACAAAGAAAATCGGTACCTTTTTTCGATGCTTCTTCGTTCAGAATTCTTAAAAAAATCAACTTCACGAATCTTAAAATCGGACGTCTTAAATTCACCGATCTCATTTTGCTAAGTACAAAGGATTATTGATAAACGAAGTGATTTCCCGCTCAAGTCGCCTTTCAATGAATAAAAGACTTCCCGGAAATCTCAAAAATAAAATCGTAAAACTAAAATTAGGGTTCCCGTTTCAAAAGGAATTCGGTATCTTTTTATAATTTACTATTTATGATAAAATTCCTTCCGAAATCTGCCCCCGTTCGAGTTTCTCTTTTATATCTCATTTTAGCGTCGGCGTGGATTTTCATCTCGGATCAGTTCATTCGCTTCGTTTCATTTGATCCTTCGATCTTAACGACCTTACAGACTTACAAAGGCTGGAGCTTCGTCGTAATTACAACCTTGCTTCTATTTATCATTCTCAATCGCTATTTTCTTCTCATTAAAAAAGAATCGGACGAGCAGAAAGTTGCCGAAACAGCCCTCTTAGAATCGGAACGACGATTTCGAGTGACATTGGAAAACATCAATCTAATCAGCCTAGGATTGGATGCGGAAGGAAACATCACGTTCTGTAACGATTACCTTCTCAATTTAACGGGTTGGAAAAGGGAAGAACTCATCGGAAACAATTGGTTTGATTATTTTTTACTTCCGGAAGAAAGAGAACAGGTTTTATCGATATTTAAGGAAGCGATTCGAACAAACTCACTTCCGCTTCATTATGAAAATTATCTCAGAACAAGAAACGGCGATAAAAAACTGATTCAATGGGATAACACGATTCTGCAAGATACGAATCATCATATTATTGGAACCATCAGTATCGGAACCGATATTACGGATCGCAAGCGCGCGGAATCCGAACGCTTAGAGTTAGAAAGGCGTTTACTTCACGCTCAAAAATTAGAAAGCCTCGGCGTATTGGCTGGTGGGATTGCTCACGATTTTAACAACCTCCTCGGTGGAATTTTCGGATATATCGACCTTGCACGTGAAAAGGTGGAAGCCGGCGAACCGAACGTTAGATATCTTGATAAGGCGATCACCGTCTTCAATCGCGCGAAAGATCTGACACAACAGCTTTTGACCTTTGCAAAAGGCGGCAAACCCATACGAAAAACGGGTTCTTTAGCCCCGATCATAAACGAATGCGTTCTCTTTTCTCTTAGCGGTTCGAACGTTTCTTGTCACTTCGAAATAGAAGAAAACCTCGGTCTTTGCGATTTTGATGAAAATCAAATCCATCAGGTGGTGGAGAATATAATCATCAACTCGGTTCAATCGATGCCGTTAGGAGGAACAATCGTAGTTTCGGCAAAGAATATGTATCTCGGTAAATACAACTCGGTCCGCTTGAAAGAAGGAAACTATATTCAAATTTCCGTACAAGACAGCGGGACTGGAATTCCAAAAGATTTACTCCCCCGCATTTTTGAACCGTTCTTCACGACGAAACAAAAAGGAACCGGACTCGGTCTTGCGACATCCTATTCCATCGTTCAAAAACACGACGGTGGAATCGAAGTTAAATCAGAGTTAGGTGCGGGCAGTACGTTCAATATTTATTTACCGATATCTCAAAATGAAATCAAAACGAGCCGATCAAAGAAAACCAATCATCACAGCGGGCTTGGAAAAGTTCTTATAATGGATGACGAGGACTTTATCATCGAAATCTTCTCGGAGATGTTGGAAAAAATGGGTTATCGAACCGTCGCATCGAAGAATGGAACGGAGGCGATCCAACTCTTCAAAGAAGCGAAGAATTCTTCTTCTCCGTTCGATATTTTAATTTTTGATCTTACGATTCCCGGCGGCATGGGAGGTGAAAAAGCGATTTCGGAAATTCGAAAGCTGGACCCAAAAGTGATCGCGATCGCTTCCAGCGGATATTCGGAAGATCCGGTCATCTCATCTCCCAAAGAATTCGGATTTTCCGCCAGCCTTAGAAAGCCATTCCGCAAAAGTGATCTTGCCGAACTTTTAGAAAAACTTTTAAGCGGCAAAACCCATTTTACTTTCTAATCCGTTTTTAACGAAGAATTTTATTCTCATTTCGATTCGATAAAATAGAATCATTCTTTTTGATTTGCAAGTTTTCTCAGTTAGGATTTTCTAATTCGACTATGAAACAATTTGATCCCATTTCCATGAAAAAATTGAAATTTAAGAATGGGGACAATGTCTTCGTTTTAAATTTGAAAGACATTTTTTCTTCAAAGCCGATCGGCGGAGTTCGCTTTATAGATCAAGTTTCAGACGCAAATGGAATTCTTCTTTTTGTGGATTCTACTTCCACCCTCAAATCCTCCTTTCTAAAAATCCGAAAATATCTCAAAGAAGAAACTCTTTTCTGGATCGCGTTTCCGAAGAAAACTTCAGGGACTCAAACGGATCTGGAAAGAGATCACGGTTGGGAAATTCTTTTTGAAAACGATTACGACACAGTCGCCTTAGTATCGTTAAACGAAACCTGGTCCGCAATGAGATTTAAAAAGAAAGATAAAATTAAAAAAGGAGGTTCGAAAGAGGAAAAACAAAAGAACCCGGAACTAACAAAATACATCGATTACGAAAAGAAAATCGTTCGGCTCCCGAAAGACGTTCTTACATTCTTTCCTAAAACGAGTTCTGCAAAAAAATCTTTTGATGCGCTTTCTTGGTCTCATCAAAGGGAATATGTCGAAGCGATCTTAGAAGCGAAAACATCCGAAACAAGAACGAAAAGAATAAAAAAATTGATGGACCATCTGAATTCGAAAAAAATCGCCAGAAAAAAGAAATCGTAAGATCGAAACTTAATTCTCACCAAGGATAAAATTCCAAAATATCTTCTTCCGAAATTTCGCTATGCTCACCAGGGTGTAACGCAATTCCATCGGAAGACAATCCGGCTCGTATATCCCCGCTTCCGTTAAACGACTTAGCCCTCAGTCCCGTTTTTTCCCTCGTCTCGAAAATTACCGGAAAAAATTCCGGTAAAGAATTTTTCTTTTTTCTTTTTCCAAAAAAGGAGAATCGCAGTGGTTTTGGAATTTCCATTCCTAGATAAGAACGAATATACGGATCTAAAAAAATTCTCGCACAAACCTGGACGCTGAAAGGATTTCCCGGAAGCCCGAAAACCACGGTCCTCCCTTTTTTTCCAAACCAAATCGGCTTACCCGGTTTTAACGAAACCTTATGAAATATTTTTTTGACTCCGAGTTTTTCTAAAAGAGGAGGAATCAAATCCATACTTCCCATAGAAACTCCTCCGGACAACAAAAGGATATCGGATTCCAAACCCTTTTGAAGAGCTTCCGTAATTTTTAATTCATCATCGGGAACGAGTTCTATGGAATTGGGTTGAATTTTGTGACGATTCAAAATGGCAATCAAAGAATACGAATTTGAATCCCGAATCTGATAAGGGAGTGGCTTTGATCCGACCGAAACAACTTCGCTTCCGGTTGATATGATGGAAACCCTCGGAAGGGTTCTCACGGGAACGATATCGAATCCTAAAGAAGCTAACAAGGATATTTCGGACATTCCGAGTACGGTTCCCGATCCGATTACGAGTTCTCCTTTTTTTAAATCTTCTCCTCGAACTGCTATATTCATAAAATGGAATACTTGATCGGATTTTAGTTTTACTTTCGAAATCGGATTCCCGCTTTCGATTTCCTGACTGTCTTCGATTTTGATCACCGCATCCAAACCTTCCGGCACGACCGCTCCCGTCATAATTTTTACGATTTCCTCGCCGGGATCCAGTTTAGATTCCATTCCAGCAAAAATTTCTTTTTTGCAATGATAGGTTTTAGATGGGTGAAAATCCTCGCTCTTAATTGCGTATCCATCCATCGTTGAACGGTGAAAAGGCGGGTAATCCCGATCCGCTTTTACGTCGCCGGCAAGAATTCTTCCCAAACTTTCCGCAAGAGGAACCGATTCCAAATTCGACTTAGAAACGTCCGCAAGAATTTTCGTTAACGCTTCTTCGATAGAAATCAATGCCCCTCTCCTCTCATCATCTTTTTCGCGTGAAAGACCGCAGGAAAGATCGCCTTCAAACTTTCTCGGGCCCCGTTCGAACTTCCGGGAACGCACACTATCAAAGTTTTCTTGATTCGCCCCGCTAACGAACGGGAAAGCATCGCATACGGAGTACGGTCCTGTCCGAAGGATCTCATTGCCTCCGCGATTCCCGGTATTTCCTGATCCAGAAGATTACGAATCGTATCCGTCGTGTTATCCCTCGGTCCCAATCCGGTTCCACCCGTTGAAACGATCAGGTCGATACCCGCTTCCACCCATTCTCCGATTTTCTTACGAATTTCTTCCGGCTCGTCGGGAACGATAGTATATTCATGAATTAGAACATTCGATTCTTTTAATATACTTTCGATTATTTTACCGGACCCGTCTTCTCGTTTCCCCGCAAA containing:
- a CDS encoding YdeI/OmpD-associated family protein; the encoded protein is MKQFDPISMKKLKFKNGDNVFVLNLKDIFSSKPIGGVRFIDQVSDANGILLFVDSTSTLKSSFLKIRKYLKEETLFWIAFPKKTSGTQTDLERDHGWEILFENDYDTVALVSLNETWSAMRFKKKDKIKKGGSKEEKQKNPELTKYIDYEKKIVRLPKDVLTFFPKTSSAKKSFDALSWSHQREYVEAILEAKTSETRTKRIKKLMDHLNSKKIARKKKS
- a CDS encoding molybdopterin molybdotransferase MoeA; the protein is MISIEEALTKILADVSKSNLESVPLAESLGRILAGDVKADRDYPPFHRSTMDGYAIKSEDFHPSKTYHCKKEIFAGMESKLDPGEEIVKIMTGAVVPEGLDAVIKIEDSQEIESGNPISKVKLKSDQVFHFMNIAVRGEDLKKGELVIGSGTVLGMSEISLLASLGFDIVPVRTLPRVSIISTGSEVVSVGSKPLPYQIRDSNSYSLIAILNRHKIQPNSIELVPDDELKITEALQKGLESDILLLSGGVSMGSMDLIPPLLEKLGVKKIFHKVSLKPGKPIWFGKKGRTVVFGLPGNPFSVQVCARIFLDPYIRSYLGMEIPKPLRFSFFGKRKKKNSLPEFFPVIFETREKTGLRAKSFNGSGDIRAGLSSDGIALHPGEHSEISEEDILEFYPW
- a CDS encoding hybrid sensor histidine kinase/response regulator — its product is MIKFLPKSAPVRVSLLYLILASAWIFISDQFIRFVSFDPSILTTLQTYKGWSFVVITTLLLFIILNRYFLLIKKESDEQKVAETALLESERRFRVTLENINLISLGLDAEGNITFCNDYLLNLTGWKREELIGNNWFDYFLLPEEREQVLSIFKEAIRTNSLPLHYENYLRTRNGDKKLIQWDNTILQDTNHHIIGTISIGTDITDRKRAESERLELERRLLHAQKLESLGVLAGGIAHDFNNLLGGIFGYIDLAREKVEAGEPNVRYLDKAITVFNRAKDLTQQLLTFAKGGKPIRKTGSLAPIINECVLFSLSGSNVSCHFEIEENLGLCDFDENQIHQVVENIIINSVQSMPLGGTIVVSAKNMYLGKYNSVRLKEGNYIQISVQDSGTGIPKDLLPRIFEPFFTTKQKGTGLGLATSYSIVQKHDGGIEVKSELGAGSTFNIYLPISQNEIKTSRSKKTNHHSGLGKVLIMDDEDFIIEIFSEMLEKMGYRTVASKNGTEAIQLFKEAKNSSSPFDILIFDLTIPGGMGGEKAISEIRKLDPKVIAIASSGYSEDPVISSPKEFGFSASLRKPFRKSDLAELLEKLLSGKTHFTF